In Rahnella variigena, one DNA window encodes the following:
- the emrB gene encoding multidrug efflux MFS transporter permease subunit EmrB yields the protein MANKPLVGAPLAWMTVALSLATFMQVLDSTIANVAIPTIAGNLGASNSQGTWVITSFGVANAISIPITGWLAKRIGEVKLFLWSTVLFAIASWLCGMSTSLEMLIFFRVVQGVVAGPLIPLSQSLLLNNYPPAKRSTALALWSMTVIVAPICGPILGGYISDNYHWGWIFFINVPIGIAVVFLTLRTLKGRETATQIRPIDSVGLVLLVLGIGALQVMLDRGKELDWFNSTEIIVLAVVAVVALCFLVVWELTDDHPIVDLSLFKSRNFTIGVLCISLAYMLYFGAIVLLPQLLQEVYGYTATWAGLASAPVGILPVLMSPIIGRFAHRLDMRKLVTFSFIMYAYCFFWRAYTFEPGMDFGASAWPQFIQGFAVGCFFMPLTTIILSGLPPERMAAASSLSNFIRTLAGSIGTSITTTMWSNRESLHHAQLTENITPFNPAATQTYQQLEGMGMSHQQASGWIAREITNQGLIISANEIFWLSGGAFLVLLILIWFARPPFTSGGGAGGAH from the coding sequence GTGGCAAATAAACCGCTGGTAGGCGCCCCGCTGGCCTGGATGACGGTGGCTTTGTCTTTGGCTACCTTTATGCAGGTGCTGGACTCGACGATCGCCAACGTGGCGATCCCGACCATCGCCGGGAATCTGGGTGCCTCGAACTCACAGGGCACCTGGGTTATCACGTCGTTCGGGGTGGCGAACGCCATCTCGATCCCAATCACCGGCTGGCTGGCAAAACGTATTGGCGAGGTCAAACTCTTCCTGTGGTCCACGGTGCTGTTTGCGATTGCATCGTGGCTGTGCGGTATGTCCACCAGTCTGGAAATGCTGATCTTCTTCCGTGTGGTGCAGGGTGTGGTGGCAGGTCCGCTGATCCCGCTTTCGCAAAGTCTGTTACTGAATAACTATCCGCCGGCCAAGCGAAGTACCGCGCTCGCGCTTTGGTCGATGACAGTGATCGTCGCCCCGATCTGCGGGCCGATCCTGGGCGGGTATATCAGTGATAACTACCACTGGGGTTGGATCTTCTTTATCAACGTGCCGATCGGCATTGCGGTGGTGTTCCTGACGCTGAGAACGCTGAAGGGGCGCGAAACCGCGACGCAAATCAGGCCCATCGACAGTGTGGGGTTAGTGCTGCTGGTACTGGGCATTGGCGCATTGCAGGTGATGCTCGACAGGGGTAAAGAACTCGACTGGTTTAACTCGACGGAAATTATCGTGCTGGCGGTCGTGGCGGTGGTCGCGCTCTGTTTCCTTGTGGTCTGGGAACTGACCGACGACCATCCGATAGTCGACCTGTCACTGTTTAAATCGCGAAACTTCACCATTGGCGTGCTGTGTATCAGCCTGGCCTACATGCTCTACTTCGGCGCAATTGTGTTGCTGCCGCAGCTATTGCAAGAGGTCTATGGGTATACCGCCACCTGGGCGGGTCTGGCGTCCGCGCCGGTGGGGATTTTGCCGGTTCTGATGTCGCCGATTATCGGGCGTTTTGCACACCGTCTGGACATGCGAAAGCTGGTGACCTTCAGCTTTATCATGTATGCCTACTGCTTCTTCTGGCGTGCGTATACGTTCGAACCGGGGATGGATTTTGGCGCATCTGCGTGGCCGCAGTTTATTCAGGGCTTCGCCGTCGGCTGCTTCTTTATGCCGCTGACGACCATTATTCTGTCCGGTTTACCGCCTGAACGCATGGCGGCAGCATCAAGTTTGTCGAACTTTATCCGTACGCTGGCAGGCTCGATTGGTACGTCGATCACTACCACCATGTGGTCTAACCGTGAATCGCTGCACCACGCGCAATTGACGGAAAACATCACGCCGTTTAATCCGGCGGCAACGCAAACCTATCAGCAGCTGGAAGGGATGGGCATGAGCCATCAGCAGGCTTCTGGCTGGATAGCGCGGGAAATCACTAATCAGGGACTGATCATCTCTGCCAATGAGATTTTCTGGTTATCCGGTGGCGCATTCCTGGTACTGCTGATCTTAATCTGGTTCGCCCGTCCGCCGTTCACCAGCGGTGGCGGAGCCGGTGGCGCGCACTGA
- the mprA gene encoding transcriptional repressor MprA: protein MDSSFAPIENMLNFRAKKQKDFPYQEILLTRLCMHMQSKLLENRNKMLKAQGINETLFMALLTLDAQESHSIQPSELSSALGSSRTNATRIADELEKRGWIERRESDNDRRCLHLHLTPDGEAFIQKLLPPQHKSLHFLWSTLDADEQKQLETLTRKLLTRLDQMDATALQQF, encoded by the coding sequence ATGGACAGTTCGTTCGCGCCAATTGAAAACATGTTAAATTTCCGGGCCAAAAAGCAAAAAGATTTCCCTTATCAGGAAATTCTGCTGACCCGCCTGTGTATGCACATGCAAAGTAAATTGCTTGAAAACCGCAATAAAATGCTGAAAGCACAAGGGATTAATGAAACGCTGTTTATGGCGTTACTGACCCTGGATGCGCAGGAAAGTCACAGCATTCAGCCTTCTGAGCTCAGTTCTGCGCTGGGTTCTTCCCGTACTAATGCCACCCGTATTGCGGATGAGCTGGAAAAACGCGGATGGATTGAACGCCGTGAAAGCGATAACGACCGCCGGTGCCTGCATTTGCACCTGACGCCTGACGGGGAAGCCTTTATCCAGAAGTTACTGCCGCCTCAACACAAGAGTCTGCATTTTCTCTGGTCAACTTTAGACGCAGATGAGCAGAAGCAGTTAGAAACCCTGACCCGCAAACTGTTAACTCGCCTTGATCAGATGGATGCAACAGCACTACAACAATTCTAA
- a CDS encoding tRNA-uridine aminocarboxypropyltransferase, which yields MSDNAVLRLREQRLARSTRPFLARGSRAIRCQTCLLPTRNCICATREIHQAASRFCLVMFDTEPMKPSNTGRLIADVLPDTQAFLWSRTETDPALLEAIADPERQAYVVFPASFATPPRQVFTDVPAGSKPPLFIMLDGTWNEARKMFRKSPYLDNLPVFSLDVSASSGYILREASRPELHCTVEVAAALLEKAGDVDASAGLSRHFTHFRTQYLAGKPHHPVHQLTAKNEESL from the coding sequence ATGTCAGACAATGCCGTTCTTCGCCTGCGTGAGCAGCGCTTAGCCCGTTCCACCCGCCCTTTCCTTGCGCGCGGATCCCGGGCCATTCGCTGCCAGACCTGCCTGTTACCCACACGTAACTGCATCTGCGCCACGCGCGAAATCCATCAGGCCGCCAGCCGTTTTTGTCTGGTGATGTTTGACACAGAGCCAATGAAACCGAGCAATACCGGCCGGTTAATCGCGGATGTATTGCCCGATACCCAGGCGTTTTTGTGGTCACGTACTGAAACAGATCCGGCGTTGCTGGAAGCCATTGCCGATCCCGAACGTCAGGCTTACGTGGTGTTTCCCGCGTCTTTCGCAACTCCGCCGCGACAGGTATTTACCGACGTTCCGGCAGGCAGCAAACCGCCTTTATTCATTATGCTCGACGGCACCTGGAACGAAGCCCGCAAGATGTTCCGCAAAAGCCCATATCTGGATAATCTGCCAGTGTTCTCCCTCGATGTAAGCGCCAGCTCCGGTTATATCCTGCGTGAAGCCTCGCGCCCGGAACTGCATTGCACCGTGGAAGTGGCCGCTGCCCTGCTGGAAAAAGCCGGTGATGTTGACGCTTCTGCGGGTCTGTCACGACACTTCACCCATTTCCGTACCCAGTATCTGGCCGGAAAACCCCACCATCCGGTGCATCAGCTCACAGCAAAGAACGAAGAAAGCCTCTAG
- the ygaH gene encoding L-valine transporter subunit YgaH, giving the protein MSTNVILVCLLVGTVNYLFRYLPLRMGARQKSGPKSGPLSRVLDSIGIASICALLVVSSTPEILRDHQKLLPSLAGFVLLALIFWRTKSIIIATLTGALAYGLVFKVMLMAAG; this is encoded by the coding sequence ATGAGCACTAATGTCATTCTGGTTTGTCTGCTCGTCGGCACCGTGAATTACCTGTTCCGGTATTTGCCTTTGCGCATGGGCGCAAGGCAGAAATCCGGGCCAAAAAGTGGCCCTCTGTCCCGCGTGCTCGACAGCATCGGTATCGCGTCTATCTGCGCGTTACTGGTGGTTTCAAGCACGCCTGAAATTTTGCGTGATCATCAAAAGCTGCTGCCTTCGCTGGCCGGTTTTGTGCTTCTCGCGCTGATTTTCTGGCGAACCAAAAGTATCATTATTGCCACACTGACCGGTGCGCTGGCGTACGGGCTGGTGTTTAAGGTGATGCTGATGGCCGCAGGCTGA
- a CDS encoding AzlC family ABC transporter permease has translation MQSNPDLEAPDPVRVSTFAQGITDSLPIVIGYLPIAFAFGLSAVKLGFTPAESLLFSILIYAGASQFVITALLSAGMSLWVSALTVMAMDVRHVLYGPSLRNRLVGKLNGKKTALWAFGLTDEVFAAATARLIRDKRSWSENWMCGIALSSWLSWVFGTAVGALFGNGPLENFPAVEAALGFMLPALFLSFLLAAFRRQQIMVFVASLAGALGGLLFWSIPAAIGCGLAAGCVAALLQRPQSSSATEITSDEH, from the coding sequence ATGCAAAGCAACCCAGATCTCGAAGCACCCGACCCCGTCCGTGTTTCAACATTCGCACAAGGTATAACCGACAGCCTGCCCATTGTCATTGGCTATCTGCCCATCGCTTTTGCATTTGGCCTCAGCGCCGTAAAACTGGGATTCACCCCAGCTGAAAGTCTGCTTTTTTCCATTCTTATCTACGCTGGCGCCAGTCAGTTTGTGATCACCGCGCTTCTCAGCGCCGGAATGTCCTTGTGGGTTTCTGCCCTTACCGTGATGGCAATGGATGTACGACATGTGCTGTACGGGCCGTCGCTGCGTAACCGTCTGGTGGGCAAACTCAATGGCAAAAAAACCGCGCTGTGGGCATTTGGCCTGACGGACGAAGTGTTTGCCGCCGCCACAGCCCGGCTTATCCGTGATAAACGCAGCTGGAGCGAAAACTGGATGTGCGGCATTGCGCTGTCTTCCTGGCTTTCATGGGTATTTGGCACTGCTGTGGGGGCGTTATTTGGCAACGGGCCACTGGAAAATTTCCCGGCTGTCGAAGCCGCACTCGGCTTTATGTTACCGGCGCTGTTTCTGAGTTTTCTGCTCGCGGCGTTCAGGCGCCAGCAAATTATGGTGTTTGTCGCGTCGCTGGCTGGCGCGCTGGGCGGACTGCTGTTCTGGTCAATTCCCGCCGCTATCGGCTGCGGTCTGGCCGCCGGGTGCGTTGCCGCCCTGCTGCAACGCCCTCAATCCTCTTCTGCCACGGAGATAACCTCAGATGAGCACTAA
- a CDS encoding tRNA/rRNA methyltransferase, translating to MNDSFSGKNGKVKVMYVRSDDDGDNRNNDKRPSNNKGRPGDKPRQGSRPDDARRNERRSSDSRGDSRGPAPRRGDDRPRRPARDDDGPYSSPWKTVSRPPADESVPDHGGISGKSFIDPEQLRRQRQEETRVYGENACKALFASRPDAIVRAWFVQSVTPRFREALRWMAANRKAYHVVEDDELAKASGTEHHGGVCFLIKKRQGLDAETYLQTAPAKDCVLALENVGNPHNLGGIMRSCAHFGINGMMVQDPAQLESGAAVRTAEGGAEHVKAISADNFLEVLETFRNAGYTIVTTSSHKGTALGKAQLPAKMVLVLGEESDGLSDSAWQQGDLSVSIGGTGKVESLNVSVASGILLAEWWRQNQA from the coding sequence ATGAACGATTCATTCAGTGGCAAGAACGGCAAAGTCAAAGTGATGTACGTCCGTAGTGACGACGACGGCGATAACCGCAATAACGATAAACGTCCTTCCAACAATAAAGGACGTCCGGGCGATAAACCTCGCCAGGGTTCCCGTCCCGACGATGCCCGCCGCAATGAGCGTCGTAGCAGCGACTCCCGTGGTGATTCCCGCGGTCCGGCTCCGCGTCGTGGCGATGATCGCCCGCGTCGTCCGGCGCGTGATGACGACGGCCCGTACTCTTCGCCGTGGAAAACTGTTTCACGTCCGCCGGCAGATGAATCTGTTCCGGATCACGGGGGTATCAGCGGCAAAAGCTTTATCGATCCTGAGCAGCTGCGTCGTCAGCGTCAGGAAGAAACCCGCGTGTATGGCGAAAACGCCTGTAAGGCACTGTTCGCAAGCCGTCCGGACGCTATCGTCCGTGCGTGGTTTGTGCAATCCGTGACCCCGCGTTTCCGTGAAGCACTGCGCTGGATGGCGGCAAACCGCAAAGCCTACCATGTGGTTGAAGATGACGAACTGGCGAAAGCATCCGGTACCGAACACCACGGCGGCGTGTGTTTCCTGATCAAAAAACGTCAGGGTCTGGATGCAGAAACGTATCTGCAAACGGCTCCGGCGAAAGACTGCGTACTGGCGCTGGAAAACGTCGGCAACCCGCACAACCTCGGCGGTATCATGCGTTCTTGTGCGCATTTCGGTATCAACGGGATGATGGTTCAGGATCCGGCTCAGCTGGAATCTGGCGCCGCAGTCCGTACCGCTGAAGGCGGCGCGGAACACGTTAAAGCCATCAGTGCTGATAATTTCCTTGAAGTGCTGGAAACCTTCCGTAACGCGGGATACACCATCGTGACCACGTCGAGCCATAAAGGTACGGCGCTGGGCAAAGCGCAGTTACCGGCTAAAATGGTGCTGGTGCTGGGTGAAGAAAGTGATGGTTTGTCTGACAGCGCCTGGCAGCAGGGTGACCTGAGCGTGTCAATCGGCGGTACCGGTAAAGTGGAAAGCCTCAACGTTTCCGTGGCATCCGGTATTTTGCTGGCAGAATGGTGGCGTCAGAACCAGGCGTAA
- the trxC gene encoding thioredoxin TrxC — protein MNTVCSSCQATNRLPEDRIDDGAKCGRCGHALFEGDVVHATAATLDKYLQDDLPVVIDFWAPWCGPCVNFAPIFEDVAQERAGKIRFIKVNTEAEPELSARFRIRSIPTIMVFNEGKMVDMLSGAMPKAPFNNWLNESL, from the coding sequence ATGAATACGGTTTGTTCATCTTGTCAGGCCACCAACCGCCTGCCTGAGGATCGTATCGACGACGGCGCAAAATGCGGCCGCTGCGGTCACGCACTTTTTGAAGGCGATGTCGTTCACGCCACCGCCGCAACCCTGGACAAATATCTGCAAGATGATTTGCCCGTTGTCATCGACTTCTGGGCTCCGTGGTGTGGCCCTTGCGTTAACTTCGCGCCAATTTTTGAAGATGTGGCACAGGAACGCGCCGGTAAAATCCGTTTCATTAAGGTTAATACCGAAGCAGAACCTGAACTGAGCGCGCGGTTCCGTATCCGCAGTATTCCGACCATTATGGTGTTTAATGAAGGCAAAATGGTCGATATGTTAAGCGGAGCGATGCCTAAAGCCCCGTTCAACAACTGGCTTAATGAATCATTGTAA
- a CDS encoding MFS transporter codes for MKKTTTHSPLSPALIILMAVATGLAVASNYYPQPLLETIARAFDLSVNQAGFIVTVAQLGYACGLMFIVPLGDMFERRGLIVLMTLLSAAGLLLTAMAPTLTIMLVGTALTGLFSVVAQILVPLAATLAEPERRGKVVGLIMSGLLLGILLARTVAGALASLGGWRTVYWVASALMIVMALVLWRKLPKHQQKTDLNYPQLLKSIFTLFIHTPVLRTRALIGMFCFANFSILWTSMAFLLAGPAYHYSEAVIGLFGLVGAAGALAATRAGHLADKGKAHLTTTAGLILLLLSWAAIAWGQHSVISLIIGIIVLDLSVQGVHITNQSVIYKTMPEARNRLTAGYMTTYFIGGAVGSLVSASAYQAAGWYGVSAAGTIMCVLNLLVWLKGYKYKLA; via the coding sequence ATGAAAAAAACGACCACACATTCACCACTCAGCCCGGCGCTGATTATTCTGATGGCAGTCGCCACCGGGCTCGCCGTCGCCAGTAACTATTACCCGCAGCCGCTGCTGGAAACTATCGCACGCGCATTTGATCTTTCAGTCAATCAGGCTGGGTTTATCGTCACCGTGGCACAACTTGGTTATGCCTGCGGGCTGATGTTTATCGTACCGCTCGGCGATATGTTCGAACGTCGCGGGTTAATCGTGCTGATGACGCTGCTTTCCGCCGCAGGATTGCTGCTCACAGCCATGGCGCCTACGCTGACCATCATGCTGGTCGGAACGGCACTGACCGGGCTGTTCTCGGTAGTAGCGCAGATTCTGGTGCCGCTGGCGGCTACGCTGGCTGAACCAGAGCGTCGTGGTAAGGTGGTCGGGCTGATTATGTCCGGTCTGCTGCTGGGCATTTTGCTGGCACGTACCGTCGCCGGTGCTCTGGCGTCGCTGGGCGGCTGGCGCACGGTTTACTGGGTGGCGAGCGCACTGATGATCGTGATGGCGCTGGTCTTGTGGCGCAAGCTGCCGAAACACCAGCAGAAAACGGATCTGAATTATCCGCAGTTGCTTAAATCCATCTTCACGCTGTTCATCCACACGCCGGTGTTACGCACCCGCGCGCTGATCGGCATGTTCTGTTTCGCTAACTTCAGTATTTTGTGGACGTCAATGGCGTTCCTGCTGGCGGGCCCGGCGTATCACTATTCCGAAGCGGTGATCGGACTGTTCGGGCTGGTGGGCGCGGCGGGTGCGCTGGCGGCTACCCGTGCGGGACATCTGGCGGATAAGGGCAAAGCGCATCTGACCACCACGGCGGGCCTGATTCTGCTATTGCTGTCCTGGGCGGCGATTGCCTGGGGCCAGCACTCGGTGATTTCGCTGATTATCGGCATCATCGTTTTGGACCTTTCGGTTCAGGGCGTCCACATCACCAATCAAAGTGTCATCTACAAAACCATGCCGGAAGCACGTAACCGCCTGACCGCGGGATACATGACGACGTACTTTATTGGGGGTGCGGTCGGCTCGCTGGTGTCCGCATCCGCCTATCAGGCCGCAGGCTGGTACGGAGTGTCAGCAGCAGGGACCATCATGTGTGTGCTGAATTTACTGGTCTGGCTGAAAGGATATAAATACAAGCTGGCGTAA
- a CDS encoding efflux transporter outer membrane subunit yields the protein MSLQARWRLTPLFAVLILAGCASSNNIAPQSSLLDTQQLHLQQAKVSSLTLGPQWWRSLNDPQLDNLMTTTLQNSPSLRQAAARVREAQSVMGEADAANGPYLDLNGSTRRERVAKNTIPPFLTSYPEAPIYDSSNSLGLNLSYEFDWWGKYRNQVNAAKAQVDSARAEQAEAALTLTSSVASAYYQLQANLALQDVLQHEVDNNQRLADLRKAQYQAGVYGIEIPQQTQAQADSAKQQIINLKSQTEQLRHQLSALAGRGPDAMNGLHAVALPPAEALAPKAELTLDLLGKRPDIAAQRDLVESYSQRVSAAKKEFYPSLSISAFGGLTTTNYGGTSPNLFEAASKAWNIAPAISLPIFHAGALRSKLGEESALYDQSVESYNQTILNAIQQTADAITVSKSSAEQLQQASSAAKSLEEVYRVSDARYNAGVIGRDELLSSQSALLQQQQAQLNASSQLMQSKISLIRALGGGYQAPVADQKS from the coding sequence ATGTCACTCCAAGCTCGCTGGAGGCTTACGCCGCTGTTTGCCGTTTTGATTTTGGCCGGCTGTGCCTCCAGTAATAATATTGCTCCTCAGTCGTCGCTGCTGGATACGCAACAGCTTCATCTGCAGCAGGCAAAAGTCAGTTCCCTGACCCTCGGCCCTCAGTGGTGGCGCAGTCTTAATGACCCGCAACTGGATAACCTGATGACCACGACGTTGCAAAACTCGCCGTCATTACGTCAGGCCGCCGCTCGCGTGCGCGAAGCACAAAGCGTGATGGGAGAAGCCGATGCCGCCAATGGTCCGTATCTGGATTTGAATGGTTCTACGCGTCGTGAACGTGTCGCAAAAAACACGATCCCGCCGTTCCTGACCAGCTATCCTGAAGCGCCGATCTACGACAGCAGCAACAGCCTCGGGCTGAATCTGAGCTATGAGTTTGACTGGTGGGGTAAATACCGCAATCAGGTGAATGCCGCAAAAGCACAGGTGGATTCCGCCCGTGCTGAACAGGCTGAAGCCGCTCTGACGCTGACCAGTTCGGTCGCGTCAGCCTATTATCAGTTGCAGGCCAATCTTGCCTTACAAGATGTTCTGCAACATGAAGTGGATAACAACCAGCGTCTGGCAGATTTGCGGAAAGCGCAATATCAGGCTGGGGTCTATGGCATTGAAATTCCGCAACAAACCCAGGCTCAGGCTGACAGTGCCAAACAGCAGATCATCAACCTGAAATCGCAAACTGAACAGCTGAGACATCAGCTTTCTGCGCTGGCAGGACGTGGTCCGGATGCGATGAATGGCCTCCACGCCGTGGCATTGCCACCGGCAGAAGCGCTGGCACCTAAAGCCGAACTGACGCTGGATTTACTGGGTAAACGCCCGGACATCGCCGCACAGCGTGATCTGGTGGAGTCCTATTCCCAGCGGGTCAGTGCCGCGAAAAAAGAATTTTATCCAAGCCTTTCCATCAGTGCCTTCGGCGGTCTGACGACCACCAATTACGGCGGCACCAGCCCGAATCTTTTTGAAGCAGCCAGTAAAGCCTGGAATATCGCGCCAGCCATTTCGCTGCCGATTTTCCACGCCGGTGCACTGCGCTCCAAACTGGGCGAAGAGTCCGCGTTATATGACCAGTCAGTTGAGTCGTATAACCAGACCATCCTGAACGCCATCCAGCAAACTGCGGATGCCATTACAGTCTCGAAAAGCAGCGCGGAACAATTGCAGCAGGCATCTTCTGCCGCTAAGTCGCTGGAAGAGGTGTATCGCGTTTCGGATGCAAGATACAACGCTGGCGTCATCGGACGGGATGAGCTGTTAAGCAGCCAGTCAGCGCTTCTGCAACAACAACAGGCGCAACTCAACGCCAGCAGTCAGTTGATGCAGTCAAAAATCAGTCTCATCCGTGCGCTTGGGGGTGGCTATCAGGCCCCGGTCGCGGACCAAAAATCATAA
- the emrA gene encoding multidrug efflux MFS transporter periplasmic adaptor subunit EmrA, with the protein MSANAETQATTQAPKNKKKTRKVAMLLLTGIFIIIAIAYLFYWLLVLRHFQSTDDAYVAGNQVQIMAQVSGSVTDVNFDSTDFVKKGDVLVTIDPTDAEQAFERSKTALANSVRQTHQLIINGKQYQANIALRQTQLQQAQTDLKRRIVLGNVDAIGREELQHARDAVDTAKAQYDVAVQQYNANQAMILDTPVDKQPQVLQAAAQVRDAWLALQRTKVRSPIDGFVSRRAVQIGQQISPTTSLMAVVPAHHIWVDANFKETQLANMRIGQVATVVSDMYGDDVKYHGKVVGMDMGTGGAFSLLPAQNATGNWIKVVQRLPVRIELNDQEVAEHPLRIGLSTLVTVDTQNRDGLVLANKVRSEPLYQTSALTLDLAPVNAIIADVIHANAG; encoded by the coding sequence ATGAGCGCAAATGCCGAAACTCAGGCAACGACGCAAGCTCCGAAAAATAAGAAAAAAACGCGCAAAGTCGCGATGCTCTTGTTAACCGGGATTTTCATTATTATCGCCATCGCCTACCTGTTCTACTGGCTTCTGGTGTTACGTCATTTCCAGTCTACCGACGATGCATATGTGGCCGGTAATCAGGTTCAGATTATGGCGCAGGTGTCGGGCAGTGTGACCGACGTCAATTTCGACAGCACCGACTTTGTAAAAAAAGGCGACGTGCTGGTGACTATCGATCCGACCGATGCAGAGCAGGCTTTCGAACGCTCTAAAACGGCGCTGGCCAACAGCGTGCGTCAGACGCATCAGTTGATCATCAACGGTAAACAATATCAGGCCAATATCGCGCTGCGTCAGACCCAACTGCAACAGGCGCAGACTGACCTCAAACGCCGTATCGTGCTGGGTAATGTCGATGCGATTGGTCGTGAAGAACTGCAACACGCCCGTGATGCAGTCGATACGGCGAAAGCGCAATACGATGTCGCCGTTCAGCAATACAACGCCAATCAGGCGATGATTCTGGATACGCCGGTCGATAAGCAGCCGCAGGTTCTGCAGGCCGCCGCTCAGGTGCGTGACGCATGGCTTGCCCTGCAACGTACCAAAGTGCGCAGCCCGATTGACGGTTTTGTCTCACGTCGTGCCGTACAGATTGGTCAGCAGATCAGTCCGACAACCTCCCTGATGGCGGTGGTTCCGGCGCATCACATCTGGGTCGATGCCAACTTTAAAGAAACCCAGCTGGCGAATATGCGTATTGGTCAGGTGGCAACCGTGGTCAGTGACATGTACGGCGATGACGTGAAATACCACGGCAAAGTCGTCGGTATGGACATGGGCACTGGCGGCGCGTTCTCGCTGTTACCGGCGCAGAATGCCACCGGCAACTGGATCAAAGTGGTTCAGCGTCTGCCGGTACGTATCGAACTTAACGATCAGGAAGTGGCTGAGCATCCGCTGCGTATCGGTTTATCCACGCTGGTGACCGTCGATACTCAAAACCGTGATGGTCTGGTGCTGGCGAATAAAGTCCGCAGCGAACCGCTGTATCAGACCAGCGCGCTGACGCTGGATCTGGCGCCGGTCAACGCCATCATTGCTGACGTTATCCATGCCAATGCAGGCTAA